Genomic window (Balnearium lithotrophicum):
TAGCTTCCCCTTCCAATTCCCATGGTACCCTCCTTAAGGCTGGCTCTGAGCCGGCCTTTCACACTCCTCCAACTTAAAGAGGGAATTTCTCAGCGGAACGTTCCTCTCAAACTCCTTAATTAGGTAAGTTTGCTCTGTTCCATCGTACTGAATTGCAACAACTTCCTTGAGTCTATCTCTTTCAAAGAGAAATCTAATTTCCTTAAAGTAGGAATTTTTACTCTTCGGTTTTAAAATGAAAATTTCATCAGAGTTTAACTTTCTGTGAATAATGTTGTATTCCTCCTTTAAGAGTTCTGGAGCTTCTACCAATTCCAGAATGGGAAACAGGGATAGATTTTCCTTCACACTTGAAATCTGACACGTTCCATCATCAAGAACTGTTTCCATTAAACGGCCGTTTGAGACAACAAGGGATTTGCTTCCCCACGTGTACTTCCAGAGAAACTTTAAAGGTCTTTCGTAGAAAATCTCTCCTTTGTACATGGTAACTTCATCACCGGCAACGGGGAGCTCCATCCTCTGAGAGAAAACAATATGAAGTGTATTTATTCCCTTAAAGTAATCTGTAAGTGTTCCTGCAAGGGAGGTTTGAAAGAGAAGAAGCACAAAAAGGAGAACCTTCACAATTTCCTCCTTCTATTTAAATTAAGTACTAACGCTAATTTATTGGAGTCAGAATGAAAGTTGTAGGTGGAAAATATAGAGGAAGGCCAATCAAATCGATGCCAAAAAGGGAGGATACAAAGCTTTTAAGGCCAACAACGGAAAGGGTAAAGGAGTCGGTCTTTTCCATTTTGAATAACTACCTTGAAGGAACAAAGTTTTTAGACCTCTTTGCAGGAACGGGCTCTATAGGAATTGAAGCCCTCAGCAGGGGAGCAGAAAAGGTTGTTTTTGTGGAGAGCGATAGAAGGTTCTGTAATCTTATAAAGGAAAACCTTAAAAAGCTTGGTATTCCAAGGGAAAAGTACGAAGTAATCTGCGATGACTATACAAGAGCCCTTAAAAAACTCTCAAAGAGAGGAGAGGTTTTTGACTTTATCTATGCGGACCCACCCTACGAAAGAGGTTACTACACAAGAGTTGTCAACATGGTTAAAAACTTAGGTTTACTCGATAGGGACGGTCTCTTAATTCTCGAGGAGCCGAAGAAGAATCCATTCATTCCTGAAGACGAGGAGTGGTTGGTTGAAAAGAGGAGCTACGGAACCACAACCGTCAGTTTCTTAAACTTTAACCCGGAGGACGAGTAATGTTTGAAATATCAAAGACATTTGAATTTTCGTCTGCCCACTCGGTTCACTCTCAAAGGCTTAATCCAGAATGGGCTGGTAACAGTTATCCAAAGTGTAGAAGACTTCCCGGACACGGTCACAACTACAGGCTCAAGGTTTTTCTATCCTCTGACAAATTGGATGAAAGTCAGATGGTTACCGATTTTGGTCATTTGAAGTGGTTGAAGGAGTTTATAGACGACTGTTTTGACCATAAACTAATATTAGGAATGGATGACCCGGCCTTTCATTTCCTCCTTGAAAGGTTAGGTTTAACGAATGGAAACAGTTTTATTATTCCACACGGAAAAGCCAAATCTACCATAGTTGATGAACACTTTAGAATTGAGACGAAAGAAATCTCTGAAATTTCATTAAAGGATTTAAATAGATTCAATTTCATTACTTTCAATAGCTACTCACCGAACGAGATATCTCCGATTACAGATTTTTACCAGAGGCTAATTGATGGAATAGCCTTTTTCAAGGGTTCACCAACCTCTGAGAACTTGGCAAGGTTTTTCTTTAAGTTTGTCTCTGAAAATGTAAAACCATTAGGAGTAAAGTGCAGTAGGGTGAAAATTTATGAAACTCCAACGTCCTGTGCATCGTACTTTGAAGAGTAAGGTTGAGTCCGTTCCAGAGCTTCCAGGTGTTTACCTGTTTAAGGATAGGGACGGAAATGTAATCTACGTTGGAAAGGCAAAATCCTTAAAGAGGAGACTTCTAAATCACCTATCGGCCACGAATCCAAGCGATAAGAGTTACAAAATCGTCAGCTCATCCTGTGACTTTGACTACATTGTGGTAAAGAGTGAAAGGGAGGCCTTAAAACTTGAGGCTGAGCTGATAAAAACGTACCTTCCAAGATTCAACGTTCTTTTAAAGGACGATAAGAGCTATCCTTTTCTCGTTATAACGGATGAGGAGTTTCCAACTGTAAAGATTGTAAGGAAAAAGGACGATGTTTCCGGAGAGAAGTTCGGTCCGTTCATTCCACCCAAAATTGCACGGCAGTTAAAGGAGCTCCTCCATAAAACCTTTAAACTGAGAAAGTGCAAGGAATTAAAGAAGAGGAATAAACCCTGCCTCCAGTACTACATAGAAAGGTGCACAGCCCCCTGCTGTGGCTACGTTGGAAAGAAGGAGTACAGAAACCAAGTTAAGGGAGCTCTATCCTTCCTAAAGGGAAACGTTAAGGAGCTCATAAAGGAACTCCACTCAAAAATCGAGGAGGCAGCCGAGAAGTTGGAGTTTGAAAGGGCTGCCTCACTGAGGGACCAGCTTCTTGCAATTAAGGAGGTCTATCAGAGGAGCTCTTACCTCTTTGATGAATTTCCCAACTGTGACATATTCTACTTGGAAGAGAAAAAGGGTCTCTTTAACGGAGTTAAGTTAACAGTTAGGAATGGAATCATCTACGGAAAGGAGAGCTTTACGTTTGACCCTGTTGACCCCTGGGATGAGGAATTACTTGAGGAGCTCTTTAACTACGGAGAGGAAAAAATTTCGAGTGAAGTTGTTGGAACGATATGGTTGAAGAACAACTACTCTTGCTTTGAACTTCCAGATAGGATTTTTACAAACTTTAAATCCCTTGATTCCCGTTATAAAACGGAGGATATACCAGAGAGCATTTTGACCCTTGTTAAAAAGAACAGAAAATTCGAAAGGGCAAGGTTAAATCTTGAAAAGCTGAGAGAGGAGTATGAATCTGTCTTTTACGATTTCTTTCCCAATAGGGTGGAGGTCTTTGACATCTCGACACTTCAGGGAGAGGCAACTGTAGGTTCTTGCGTTGTTTGGGAAAATGGAGAGTTTGTTAAAAGTGATTACAGAAGGTACAGAGTGAGAAGTGTAGATGGCGTCAACGATTATGCATCAATGGAGGAGGTTTTGAACAGGAGGTTTAAGAGGATAAAGTCGGGAGAGGTCAGAGCTCCAGACCTCGTTTTAGTCGATGGGGGAGTAGGACAGCTCAACGTGGCCGTAAGGGTCAGGGATTCCTTAAATCTGGATTTCAGGGTGTTCTCAATAGCAAAGAAGGAGGAGTTGGTTTTCACGGACGACGGAGAAATCATTGAAACTAAGAAGTATCCATTACTTTTCAGGTTCTTCACGTCCCTTCGGGATGAGGCCCACAGATTTGCAATAAGCTACAATAGAAAAGTTAGGGAAAGAGAGATGTTGAGGAGTTCCTTTGATGGAATAAAGGGGCTTGGGGTTAAGAGGAAAACACTGATAGAGAGGTTTTATCCGGATTTAAGGGAGCTCTCAATGGCAACAATTGAGGAGCTCCGAAGGATTGGCATTCCGAAGAACGTAGCAGAGGAAGTTATAAAACGGGCAAGGGAAGTTTTTGGAGGGAGAGATGAGAGTTGAGTTTCAACTGAAGGAGATTTTAACAAGGAAGGGGCTAACAGTATCGACTGCTGAAAGCTGTACAGGAGGTTTGGTTGCTGCACGTATTGTTAATGTTCCGGGGAGCTCTGAGTACTTTATGGGAGGAGTTGTTGCCTACGATAACAGTGTAAAGATGAAGGTTTTGAATGTAAAGGCAGAGACCCTATTAAAGTACGGAGCAGTGAGTGAAGAAACGGCAAGGGAGATGGCATTGGGTGTTAAGGAGCTAATAGGAACAGACTGTTCAATATCAACAACGGGAATAGCAGGTCCTACCGGAGGAACCCCAGAAAAGCCGGAAGGATTAACCTACATAGGCGTTTCCTTTAGAGATAGAGTCGAAGTTTTTAAGTTCATCTTTGAGGACAATGACCCCGACCCTGTAAAGAGGAGAAATAACAGGAGGAGAAAGGCCGCTAAAAAGGCCATCCAGCTTCTAGTAAAGCTGTTAGAGGGAAAGATTTGAGAGCTCTCCTGATTTTAGGAACAAACTTGGGAAATAGGAAGGAAAATCTTGAGAGAGCAGAAACTTTAATTGAGAAATTTGTAGGTAGGGTTTTGAAGAGGAGTTCTATAATTGAAACAGAGCCTTTTGGAGTTCCAAATCAACCACACTTTTTAAACTACGGCCTCTTGGTTGAAACCTTCCATCCTCCCTTTGAACTTTTAAAACTCTTAAAGTGGATAGAGAAGAGGGTCGGGAGGTACAGGACCTACAGATGGGGACCAAGAGTTATAGACATTGACATAGTTAGACTTGAGGGACTGAAAATCTCAACACCTGAACTTAAAGTTCCTCATCCAGGACTAAGGGACAGGGAATTTTTTAGGAAAATAGGGAAAGAGGTTCTAAACGAAAACCTCTTCCCTGTTAACGGGCTTTAAGTCATCGAGCCAACCGGCGTTTGGAGTGAGGATTCTCTTAAAGAGCTTACCGACTTTTTTGGGATTTTTACACTGGTGGTACTTTAGATAGATTTCATTTCCAATTATTCCGACAATCTCTATCTTTCCGGTTTTGTGGGACATTATGTACTTAAACCTCTTAGCATGACCATCTAACATCTGCTTTGCCTTCTCAACTATTTCGTAACCTTTTTTCAGAGGAACTTGAAAGTGGCTCTTTACCCTTTTTACAGGCCTACACTGAAAGACGTAGTAGGGAATAACACCGGCTGATGTTAGTTCCTTCATCAATCCTGCAAGGGTCTCTGGCGAGTCATTAACATTCTTCAGCAAAACAGTTTGGTTACTTACAGGAACACCGCTTCTTATCAAGGAATCAACGGCCTTTCTGGCTTCTCTTGTAACTTCTCTTGGGTGGTTAAAGTGTGTAACTAAGTAAACTCTCCTCTCGGGCTTTGAATACTTTGAAAAGACATCCAACAACTTTTCATCCTCGTAAATCCTCATAGGATAGAAAACTGGAACCCTACTTCCAAATCTGATGAATTTTAAATGTGGAACTTTTGACAGTTCTCCTAAGAAGTACTCTATTACGTCCGTTGGTAGAACTAAAGGGTCTCCTCCGGATATGAGAACGTTTGTAATTTCTGGATGGCCTTTAATGTACTCAAGTGCTGCATCAAAAAGCTTTAAAGTTTCATCGGTTGGGATTCCAACAAGCCTCTTTCTAAAACAGTGTCTACAGTAACCTGCACACCTGTTTGTGACGAGTAAAAGAGCAGTTTCTCTGTACTTGTGCTGGAGACCTGTCAAAACGGTGTTTTCCTTCTCTCCGCTTGTGTCGTAGGAGCCTGAAACGTTAAGCTCATCTAAACTCGGAAAAATTATGTTTTTAATTGGGTCTTTAGGGTCCTCCCAGTTTATCAAATTGGCATAGTAGTCAGGAATGAACATTGGGTGTTTTTCTACAACCCTTTTAAGCTTTTTCTTCTCCTCCTTTGGAATGGAAATGTTAAACTTTGACTCTATCTCCTCAATTCTTGAAAAACCGGGAATCTTCATAGAAAAACTCCTAATAGGATTTTAATCAGCCTTTAAAGTGGAGGATTTGTGACAAATTGGAAATATAATATAAAGTCTCCCAAGTATTCCGTCAATTAAAGAGAACCTACAGAGACAACGTAAACGGGCAATTCATTACTTTCTAAATTTAAAAACCTCTGAAGTTCAAAATCGTAAAAAGCTCCAATTCCACAAGCTCCAAGGTTTAATGATTCTGAGGAAAGATAAAGGTTCTCGCCAAGAGCTCCGGCCTCAATTAGAGCTCCCCTGTAATCCCTGCAGTTTCCATCTGAAAATCGGTAGGTAAAAACAACATTCATATTTGCCCTACTTACAAAGGACTGTCCCAAACAGAGGTATGCCATTTCCCTTCCGAAGTTTCCCCTTTCAACTAACGTCAAACTTCCATCTACAACCGTATATACGCCGTCCGGAACGCCGTTTACATTTCTAACCTGAATGAAAAAGTTGCACTTAGGAAAGCCCCAATCGGAGGGGAAACAGAGAAGTGATGACTCAACAATGAACCTAAACTCATCAAAGGAGATAAACTTTCCTGTAAATCCCCTTCTTGAACGCCTCTTTTTTATAACTTTGGAAATGGGAAGTGAACTAACTTCTGGAAAGGGACCTTCAGATTCAGGAATATCTCTAAAAAATTCACAATTATCCATCTTTGAAAGTTTGTAAACCTTTTCAATTAACTCACTCCTTACGGGCTTTCTCAGAACTGGTAGGGTTTCCGGAAATTTTTCAGGAGGGTAGGACTCTTCTCCCCAAAAGAGGGCAGGTTTTTCAGGAATTAAGGCACATAGAGAAAATTCCCTCTCTCCATCTACTCCTAAAAGTTCATTTACCGAATCATCGTTAAACAACGATAGAGCAGTTGTTTCAAGTCCTACGCTCTTTAAATAGACAACACCGTTTGAAACCATATGGCCTATATCAAGGAGGCAGTAGCGGAATGCCCTATCTCTGTACTTCCATGCACTTCTTTCGTAAATGGCAGTTATTACAGCAACGCAGTTTGTCTCTACAGTGGTACAGAGAGCCGTTTGTAGACTTTCAAAGTAGTTTCCTTCTGAAAGGAGCTCCAATGTGTGGTCGTACGGTTGATAGTGGTAAATTCCATCAGGAATTTCGGTTAAATCCCTAATAAAGAGGTAAAGTTCAAAGGGATAGAGAGCTCCAGCCGACGGAGTTGTCCTGAATCCAAAAGTTTCTCCGTGGAAGTTCTCAACCTTTGTAATTCCGTTCATTGAGAAGGCAAGGTTTGAAATTTCCTGAAGAGAGAGACTTTCAACAGCCCCTTGGAGGCAAATCCTATAGAGGGTATCAATAGTTTCCTGAGTAACAGCAATAAAGGGAAGGAGTCTAAACCTCCTTACTCCTTCGTAGAACTTGAAGGGGGAAGGGTAGTTAGACCAGTCGAGAAAGTGTGGCCTTCTTACACTCTCGTACGTATGGGACGTTTTTATGTGGTATTCGTAGCAGTCTTTCATTGATTTACCTCCTTTAGTGAAATTATAGTGGTCAATATTTACAATGTTACTTTAGATAACTTGACATAATTATTTAGATAACCTAAATTAAATATTAGAATCAATAAATCAAAAAGGAGATTTAAAGATGGATTTGAGAGAACTTAGAGAGATTCAGGCCTTAAATACCTTAGTTTTTGAAACGTTAGGACAACCTGAGAAGGAGAGGGAGTTTAAGTTCAAATCTCTAAAAAGATGGGGATTAGACCTTATCTTGGGCAAAAAAGAGGGAAAGGAGAGCTACTTCGTTTCTGAATACGGAAAGAGACAGAAGGGGGATATCTACGAGGAGAACGGAATAAAGTACGAAGTTAGCGAAGTTTTAGAGGAACTCCCCAAAAATAAGAAACTCTTTGCCCACATTGAAATGGAATCAGGAAGGGCATACTTAGTTGGGGAGCTCCGAGAGGGAGAGAACAACATAGAAATACTAAGACTTCCAGCTGCATCATTGCTGCTAGCCTACTTTAAAAAACACAAGCTTCACCACCTAATAGAAGCCCTCAGAAATGTAGGAACTGCAACAGAACTTGTAAAACAGAGGGGACAGGAAGGGAAACCGTACCCCTTTGAAAGGTTACCAAACATTGCAAGACGTTTTCTAAGAGAAGCCAAAAAAGTTGAAAAGGAGGCAGGATTCGGAAGGGTCGCCCTCGCTTACTTCGGGGAGAACAAGGATGGAGATCCAAGGTTTAGAGTTTCCTGGCTGCTACCAACCATAGCTCTATTCGAAATAGACATAGCAGAAAAGGCCGACAAAATACTGGCAGCCTTTAAATAGGAGGGAGAGTTATGGAGCTCTTAACCTGGACTCCGATACTTTTCTCAAAGAAAGGTTTTCCCCGGGATGAGGAGGGAAGGCCCTTCCTTCCTGGTAACATCTTAAGAGAAGCAGTAAATAGTGCAGTTATCTACTACTACATAAAAAAGGACAAGGAGATTGAAAACAGGGTAAAGAGATACCTTCTCAGGGAGAAGTTACAGATTGATACAGTAATTGACAGGATAAAGCAGATAATTTTCGACAAGTATCCTCTTCTTAGAGAAATTCAGTTTCCTGAAAGATTAGAACTCAAAGGAGAGGTTTTTGAAACAAAAGTAGAGATTTTTGACCTTAAGAACTGGCATGAGGTAGAGGAATTTAAAGCGGAAGTTTTCAAAGGTATAGTGGAAGTTCCTATTCCCTCTCCCTATCTGGAAAAGTTAAGGGCAGCAGGGCACTCTTTTTGTGAAGCCCTTGCAAGGATGGAAATGTCGATGCTTGGAGAACATCCCCTTACTGAGAGATTCTATAAGCCCCTTTTGAACGACATGAAAAGATGGGAAATTCCGTTAAGAGTGGGAATGTGGACAGAAGTGCGATTTAGAGGAAAACTTCTCTTCTTTTGGAGAGTGAAGGAAGTAAGGGAAAGGCTTATGAAAGAATTAAAGATGGATATAAGACCAAAAAGGGTTATCTACCTTCCAAGGGAAAAGTGTACTGCCGGTTGGTGTGAACTGAAAATTTAAATGAAAACTTTAAAGGAGGTGTGCCATGGCGATTAAAAAGGATGAAAAGAAGATGACAAGCCTTACAAGACAGTTGAGAAGTCTAATCGGGCAGATTGAGGCACTAAGGGTGGAGATTTCCCAGTTAGATGCCCTCATTTCCGAGTACAGACAGACAATTACAACCTTAAAAAATCTTAAGGAGCTTGGAGCTGGTAAAGAAGTACTCCTTCCTGTTGGGAGAATCGCTCAAGTTGGGGCAAAACTCGAAAATGTTGAAAAAGTTGTGATTAATATTGGAAGTGGAATAAGTGTAGAACTTCCGTTTGATGAGGCAGTAGAACAGATAGAGAAGGAAATTGTATCGGGAGTTGCACTAAGAGAAGCTCTTGAAAGGGCAATTGTAGAGCTCTACGGAAGAGTAGAAGAACTTTCCCAAAAAATAAGAGAACACGGTCATGCTGAAGCAGGGGAGGAGAGAAAAAATGGAGAAGAAGAAAGAAAAGAGTAAAGAAGAAATTATTGAGTTTCTAAAGAGCCTCCCTGATGGACGGAAAATATTTTATCAAATTGGTTCTATCATGGTGGAAGTAACAAGAGATGAAGCAGTAAAACTTCTTGGAGAAGAAAAGGAGGATTAATAAAAATGGGGAGGAGGGGGGAATTAAGAAAACTTACTAAGGAGGTTAGAAATGAGAAAACCTGCAGGAATCTTAATTTTAATTTCGTTAGTTGCACTATTTTTAGGATGGGGAATAGGAGAATTCTTTGGAACTCGCTCTGTTGAAAAAATTGTAACATCAATTCCTGCTTCTCCTATTGTTGTTGATGCTAAGTATAACAAGGAAAATCACTCAATAGTTTACTCAATGCTGAACCCTGGCGGATTGCCAATTACAATAGTTAATGAATCTTTTGTCTTTACTCCGGGAAAGGAGAGCTCCGAAAAGGGATACGTCATCTCACACATTCCCGTCCACATTGTTCTTCCTCCGGGAGTTATAACGAGAGTTGAAATGAAGCTAAAGTCGGGAACTGAAAAGTTAAAAGTTGGAGATGCCGTTTTAGCAACCTTTAGCTACGTTCATCCACTCTCTCCTGACGTTTATACAGTTGCCCATCCCTTTACAATGGGAGTAAAGACAGCTGCTAAAAACAGCAAAAAGACAAAAGAGGGAGGTAAGTAATGGGAGTTCAAAGAATTCTGTGGTGGATTTCTCTCATTCTATTTGTGGGATTAGTAGTAGTTGGAACTTTCTTTTTAACTGCCACAATAGCATCCTATCCTGAAGCTGCTGCCTTTGTTGTAGGATTTTTAGGATTCTGGCTCTTTGCAAACCGACTTATCTTTAACTACGGAGAGATAGCAAACAGCGCAAAGTCGCTAATAGAAGGTGAGAAACTTGACAAGGAGAACCTTTTAAACCGCGTTGCCAAGAACAGTAATGCCGCCAAGCTTCAAAAATTAGAAGAGCTAAGTACAGCCGCTCTTCTTTCCATGTGGTACAGTGCTCTTGAACCATTTAAATATGCCTACTATTTGGGATACTTTTTGGTGCTCCTAATAGCAATTCTTTTCGATTTAAACATAATATCTTCCTTAGTTTTTGCTCCAATTTCTGAAGCTTTAGCCTTAGGGGCTTCAATTCCTACCCTAATCGTTTGGGGATTACAGCTCCTTTCGGGATACTACCTGTCTGAAGCAATCGTAAAAGCTGTTAAAGAAGAAACAGAAGAAAAGACTTCCTCAAAAGAAGCATAATAAAACTAACCAGTTTTGCCATATAGGAAGGGGATAATCCTTTCCCCTTCTTTATTTTTTTATTAAATTCCTTCTAAAAGAAAAAGGAGGAGAAGATGGAGGATTTTATAAGCAGGAATTACAAGTATGACTTTTCTATGTGTAACGAACCAATAGAACTTGTCGCTGACGACTACGACCTATCTGAGTTCTTTGAAAGACTCGTAGGAATTTTGGAACCGGTATCTAATGAAGGAGAGAGGATAGAGTGCCCATACTGTGGAGCTCCACTTATGGTAGTTTATCCAGACAGGGTGGAGGAAACGGAACAGGAGGTCTACTTAGGGGAGGATGACGAACCATTCGTTGACCTTATAGAGATGGTTGAAGAGCTTGTAAAGGAAAAGAAGTTCAGGACCGTCATAGATGATACTCAAATGTACGGTGAGTGTAGAAAGTGTGGAAATACCTATGCCGCTCTAAAATTTGCCGTACCTACAACTACAAATTTTGAAAGTGTTGAGGAGCTCCGCTCATTTCTAAACAGTGCAAAGAGTGAAGGAGATAGGGAGTACTACTTCAGAGAGTTCTCTGACGTCGCTTTTATAGGAACTCGATACATTTATAACGAAGAGGAAATCTGGGAAATCGAAACTGTTCCATTTGCGTACGATGAAGCTATTGAATTCACGTGCGTATTTAAGAAACTCTACGATATCGTCATGGCGGAGGAGTAATGAAGAGACTCCCCGTTGTTGCAATAGTCGGAAGGCCAAACGTTGGAAAGTCCTCTCTCTTCAATAGACTTTTAGGAAAAAAAGTCGCAATAATTGATGATACTGCAGGAGTTACAAGGGATAGAGTTGTCCAAGAAGCTGATATTGATGGTTATAGAGTACTCTTGGTTGATACGGGTGGAGTAGATACTACAGGTAAGAGTCATGAGTTTGCAAAGGAGACGACGGAACAGGCCAAGAGGGCCATGGAGGAAGCTGACGTTATTGTGTTTGTGGTTGACGGAAAAGAGGGAGTAACTCCTTTGGACGAGGAAGTTGCAAGAATTCTTAGGAAATGGGAAAAACCTGTAATTGTTGCAGTTAATAAAGTTGATGAGCCTTACATGGAAGATGTTATCTACGAGTTTTACAAGTTGGGATTTGATGAACTTATCCCTGTGTCTGCAATTCATAAGATAGGAATTCCTACTCTTAAAGAGAAAATTGTTGAAAAGCTTCCTGAAGAACTGAAGGAGAAGGCGAGGGAGGAATTTCTAAAGGCAGAAAGGAGAGAAAAGGCAGAAAAGCTAATCTCTGGAGAAGCCACCGAAGAACTGAGGGAGCTCTCAGAGTCACTCGAAAGGGGAGAGGAGTACACTTTAGAGGAGGAGGAAAAAGAACCCATCAA
Coding sequences:
- a CDS encoding LolA family protein, which encodes MKVLLFVLLLFQTSLAGTLTDYFKGINTLHIVFSQRMELPVAGDEVTMYKGEIFYERPLKFLWKYTWGSKSLVVSNGRLMETVLDDGTCQISSVKENLSLFPILELVEAPELLKEEYNIIHRKLNSDEIFILKPKSKNSYFKEIRFLFERDRLKEVVAIQYDGTEQTYLIKEFERNVPLRNSLFKLEECERPAQSQP
- the rsmD gene encoding 16S rRNA (guanine(966)-N(2))-methyltransferase RsmD, translated to MKVVGGKYRGRPIKSMPKREDTKLLRPTTERVKESVFSILNNYLEGTKFLDLFAGTGSIGIEALSRGAEKVVFVESDRRFCNLIKENLKKLGIPREKYEVICDDYTRALKKLSKRGEVFDFIYADPPYERGYYTRVVNMVKNLGLLDRDGLLILEEPKKNPFIPEDEEWLVEKRSYGTTTVSFLNFNPEDE
- a CDS encoding 6-carboxytetrahydropterin synthase; translated protein: MFEISKTFEFSSAHSVHSQRLNPEWAGNSYPKCRRLPGHGHNYRLKVFLSSDKLDESQMVTDFGHLKWLKEFIDDCFDHKLILGMDDPAFHFLLERLGLTNGNSFIIPHGKAKSTIVDEHFRIETKEISEISLKDLNRFNFITFNSYSPNEISPITDFYQRLIDGIAFFKGSPTSENLARFFFKFVSENVKPLGVKCSRVKIYETPTSCASYFEE
- the uvrC gene encoding excinuclease ABC subunit UvrC codes for the protein MKSKVESVPELPGVYLFKDRDGNVIYVGKAKSLKRRLLNHLSATNPSDKSYKIVSSSCDFDYIVVKSEREALKLEAELIKTYLPRFNVLLKDDKSYPFLVITDEEFPTVKIVRKKDDVSGEKFGPFIPPKIARQLKELLHKTFKLRKCKELKKRNKPCLQYYIERCTAPCCGYVGKKEYRNQVKGALSFLKGNVKELIKELHSKIEEAAEKLEFERAASLRDQLLAIKEVYQRSSYLFDEFPNCDIFYLEEKKGLFNGVKLTVRNGIIYGKESFTFDPVDPWDEELLEELFNYGEEKISSEVVGTIWLKNNYSCFELPDRIFTNFKSLDSRYKTEDIPESILTLVKKNRKFERARLNLEKLREEYESVFYDFFPNRVEVFDISTLQGEATVGSCVVWENGEFVKSDYRRYRVRSVDGVNDYASMEEVLNRRFKRIKSGEVRAPDLVLVDGGVGQLNVAVRVRDSLNLDFRVFSIAKKEELVFTDDGEIIETKKYPLLFRFFTSLRDEAHRFAISYNRKVREREMLRSSFDGIKGLGVKRKTLIERFYPDLRELSMATIEELRRIGIPKNVAEEVIKRAREVFGGRDES
- a CDS encoding CinA family protein, with protein sequence MRVEFQLKEILTRKGLTVSTAESCTGGLVAARIVNVPGSSEYFMGGVVAYDNSVKMKVLNVKAETLLKYGAVSEETAREMALGVKELIGTDCSISTTGIAGPTGGTPEKPEGLTYIGVSFRDRVEVFKFIFEDNDPDPVKRRNNRRRKAAKKAIQLLVKLLEGKI
- the folK gene encoding 2-amino-4-hydroxy-6-hydroxymethyldihydropteridine diphosphokinase, with product MRALLILGTNLGNRKENLERAETLIEKFVGRVLKRSSIIETEPFGVPNQPHFLNYGLLVETFHPPFELLKLLKWIEKRVGRYRTYRWGPRVIDIDIVRLEGLKISTPELKVPHPGLRDREFFRKIGKEVLNENLFPVNGL
- a CDS encoding KamA family radical SAM protein, which codes for MKIPGFSRIEEIESKFNISIPKEEKKKLKRVVEKHPMFIPDYYANLINWEDPKDPIKNIIFPSLDELNVSGSYDTSGEKENTVLTGLQHKYRETALLLVTNRCAGYCRHCFRKRLVGIPTDETLKLFDAALEYIKGHPEITNVLISGGDPLVLPTDVIEYFLGELSKVPHLKFIRFGSRVPVFYPMRIYEDEKLLDVFSKYSKPERRVYLVTHFNHPREVTREARKAVDSLIRSGVPVSNQTVLLKNVNDSPETLAGLMKELTSAGVIPYYVFQCRPVKRVKSHFQVPLKKGYEIVEKAKQMLDGHAKRFKYIMSHKTGKIEIVGIIGNEIYLKYHQCKNPKKVGKLFKRILTPNAGWLDDLKPVNREEVFV
- a CDS encoding SagB/ThcOx family dehydrogenase, whose amino-acid sequence is MKDCYEYHIKTSHTYESVRRPHFLDWSNYPSPFKFYEGVRRFRLLPFIAVTQETIDTLYRICLQGAVESLSLQEISNLAFSMNGITKVENFHGETFGFRTTPSAGALYPFELYLFIRDLTEIPDGIYHYQPYDHTLELLSEGNYFESLQTALCTTVETNCVAVITAIYERSAWKYRDRAFRYCLLDIGHMVSNGVVYLKSVGLETTALSLFNDDSVNELLGVDGEREFSLCALIPEKPALFWGEESYPPEKFPETLPVLRKPVRSELIEKVYKLSKMDNCEFFRDIPESEGPFPEVSSLPISKVIKKRRSRRGFTGKFISFDEFRFIVESSLLCFPSDWGFPKCNFFIQVRNVNGVPDGVYTVVDGSLTLVERGNFGREMAYLCLGQSFVSRANMNVVFTYRFSDGNCRDYRGALIEAGALGENLYLSSESLNLGACGIGAFYDFELQRFLNLESNELPVYVVSVGSL
- a CDS encoding TIGR00703 family protein, whose protein sequence is MDLRELREIQALNTLVFETLGQPEKEREFKFKSLKRWGLDLILGKKEGKESYFVSEYGKRQKGDIYEENGIKYEVSEVLEELPKNKKLFAHIEMESGRAYLVGELREGENNIEILRLPAASLLLAYFKKHKLHHLIEALRNVGTATELVKQRGQEGKPYPFERLPNIARRFLREAKKVEKEAGFGRVALAYFGENKDGDPRFRVSWLLPTIALFEIDIAEKADKILAAFK
- the pfdA gene encoding prefoldin subunit alpha, which gives rise to MAIKKDEKKMTSLTRQLRSLIGQIEALRVEISQLDALISEYRQTITTLKNLKELGAGKEVLLPVGRIAQVGAKLENVEKVVINIGSGISVELPFDEAVEQIEKEIVSGVALREALERAIVELYGRVEELSQKIREHGHAEAGEERKNGEEERKE